In one Oscillospiraceae bacterium genomic region, the following are encoded:
- the lspA gene encoding lipoprotein signal peptidase — protein sequence MLYALLIVLLVVIDQVVKFLVRANIPLGQYVPFIPHVMDLTYWRNTGAAFSLFSRHTWILTIVSLVVAVVIAGALVKKVVSHPFGVTALSVVLAGAVGNLIDRLFFGYVTDMFATTFMNFAIFNVADICVVLGGIATVIYVLFFYEKYEKKGKCDDAPAA from the coding sequence ATGCTGTATGCGCTGCTGATTGTCCTGCTGGTGGTGATTGACCAGGTGGTCAAGTTCCTGGTCCGGGCCAATATCCCCCTGGGCCAGTACGTGCCCTTCATCCCCCACGTGATGGACCTGACCTACTGGCGCAACACCGGGGCCGCCTTCTCCCTGTTCAGCCGCCACACCTGGATTCTGACCATCGTCTCCCTGGTTGTGGCGGTGGTCATCGCCGGGGCCCTGGTGAAAAAGGTGGTGTCCCACCCCTTTGGCGTGACCGCGCTCTCGGTGGTGCTGGCGGGGGCCGTGGGCAACCTCATCGACCGGCTGTTCTTCGGCTACGTCACCGACATGTTCGCCACCACCTTCATGAACTTCGCCATCTTCAACGTGGCCGACATCTGCGTGGTGCTGGGCGGCATCGCCACGGTGATTTACGTGCTGTTTTTCTACGAAAAATACGAGAAGAAGGGGAAGTGCGATGACGCCCCTGCTGCTTGA
- a CDS encoding transcriptional regulator, with protein MNMEERYCQSCGMPMGDTAELYGTEADGSRSGDYCKYCYENGAFLADCTMEEMIDFCVPTMASANAGMTGEQARGMMREFFPTLKRWKKA; from the coding sequence ATGAACATGGAAGAGAGATACTGCCAGAGCTGCGGCATGCCCATGGGGGACACCGCGGAGTTGTACGGAACCGAGGCCGACGGGAGCAGGAGCGGCGATTACTGTAAGTACTGCTATGAAAACGGGGCCTTTTTGGCCGACTGCACCATGGAGGAGATGATCGACTTCTGCGTCCCCACCATGGCCTCCGCCAACGCCGGGATGACCGGGGAACAGGCCCGCGGCATGATGCGGGAGTTTTTCCCCACCTTGAAGCGCTGGAAGAAGGCGTAA
- a CDS encoding MATE family efflux transporter, with amino-acid sequence MAKHNNDLGSDSVGALLVKLAMPAIAAQLINALYNIVDRMYIGHIEGVGDVALTGLGVCFPVLMFISALSSLVGMGGGSRAAIRMGEGKQELANEILGNCAAMLVVISVVVTVVFQIWKEPMLFLFGASENTIGYATSYLGIYLWGTIFVQIALGLNSFITTQGFSTFSMITVVVGAVTNIVLDPIFIFGFNMGVKGAALATIIAQAVSAVWVLSFLLGKRTKLKLQTRYLRLRAKILLPVVAIGVSPFIMQSTESLVNIALNSSLKHYGGDLYVGAMTIGSSVMQVFYMPLSGLAQGAQPIIGYNFGAGKLDRVRKTFKYLFFAALILSTGFWALVQLFPGVFVGLFNDKPELVDIAVRALRVYMGCMFMLGIQNACQQTFVALGQAKVSLFLALLRKIILLIPLIYILPLILTHNQVFAVYLAEPVADFLAAVVTGLVFLRRFPRILERRQAELNGQKAESF; translated from the coding sequence TTGGCAAAGCACAATAACGACCTGGGCAGCGATAGCGTCGGAGCGCTGCTGGTGAAGCTGGCCATGCCCGCCATCGCGGCCCAGCTGATTAACGCCCTTTACAACATCGTGGACCGCATGTACATCGGGCACATCGAAGGGGTGGGGGACGTGGCCCTCACCGGGCTGGGGGTGTGCTTCCCGGTGCTGATGTTCATCTCCGCCCTGTCCTCCCTGGTGGGCATGGGGGGCGGCTCCCGGGCCGCCATCCGCATGGGGGAGGGCAAGCAGGAGCTGGCCAATGAGATTTTGGGCAACTGCGCCGCCATGCTGGTGGTCATCTCGGTGGTGGTGACGGTGGTCTTTCAGATCTGGAAGGAGCCCATGCTCTTCCTCTTCGGGGCCAGCGAGAACACCATCGGCTACGCCACCAGCTATCTGGGCATCTACCTGTGGGGCACCATTTTCGTGCAGATCGCCCTGGGCCTGAACAGCTTTATCACCACCCAGGGCTTCTCCACCTTCTCCATGATCACCGTGGTGGTGGGGGCGGTGACCAACATCGTGCTGGACCCCATCTTCATCTTCGGCTTCAACATGGGGGTGAAGGGCGCGGCGCTGGCCACCATCATCGCCCAGGCCGTATCGGCGGTGTGGGTGCTTTCCTTCCTGCTGGGCAAGCGCACCAAGCTCAAGCTCCAGACCCGCTACCTGCGCCTGCGGGCCAAGATTCTGCTGCCCGTGGTGGCCATCGGCGTGTCCCCCTTTATCATGCAGTCCACCGAGAGCCTGGTCAACATCGCCCTCAACTCCTCCCTCAAGCACTACGGCGGCGACCTTTACGTGGGGGCCATGACCATCGGCAGCAGCGTCATGCAGGTGTTCTACATGCCCCTGTCCGGCCTGGCCCAGGGGGCGCAGCCCATCATCGGGTACAACTTCGGCGCGGGCAAGCTGGACCGGGTGCGCAAGACCTTCAAATACCTCTTTTTCGCCGCGCTGATCCTGTCCACCGGGTTTTGGGCCCTGGTGCAGCTCTTCCCCGGCGTCTTTGTGGGCCTGTTCAACGACAAGCCCGAGCTGGTGGACATCGCCGTGCGGGCCCTGCGGGTGTACATGGGGTGCATGTTCATGCTGGGCATCCAGAACGCCTGCCAGCAGACCTTCGTGGCCCTGGGGCAGGCCAAGGTCTCCCTCTTCCTGGCCCTGCTGCGGAAGATTATCCTGCTGATCCCCCTGATCTATATCCTCCCCCTGATCCTGACCCACAACCAGGTCTTTGCCGTCTACCTGGCCGAGCCGGTGGCCGACTTCCTGGCCGCCGTGGTCACCGGCCTGGTCTTTCTGCGGCGCTTCCCCCGCATCCTGGAGCGGCGGCAGGCCGAGCTGAACGGGCAGAAGGCGGAATCTTTTTAA
- the yggS gene encoding YggS family pyridoxal phosphate enzyme, protein MSLEENVQRVKQRIAAAAREAGRDPGEITLVAATKVQSSETIRAAIAAGITVCGENRVQEMTAHLDDDAYAGAGLHFIGHLQTNKVKYVVGRVDLIQSVGSRRLLEAIEERAGRLSLVQDILLEVNVGGEQSKSGARADEAPALAALAAGLPHVRLRGLMCIPPAAVNPGDNRRFFAETRNLFVDIRSRMDDNVSDMDCLSMGMSRDYEDAVREGATLVRVGTALFGPRPPVIQG, encoded by the coding sequence ATGTCCCTGGAAGAAAACGTACAGCGCGTGAAGCAGCGCATCGCCGCCGCCGCCCGGGAGGCCGGGCGCGACCCCGGCGAAATCACCCTGGTGGCCGCCACCAAGGTGCAGAGCTCGGAGACCATCCGCGCCGCCATCGCGGCGGGGATCACGGTTTGCGGGGAGAACCGGGTGCAGGAGATGACCGCCCACCTGGACGACGACGCCTACGCCGGGGCCGGGCTGCACTTTATCGGCCATCTCCAGACCAACAAGGTCAAGTACGTGGTGGGCCGGGTGGATCTCATCCAGTCGGTGGGCTCCCGGCGCCTGCTGGAGGCCATCGAGGAGCGCGCGGGCAGGCTCTCACTGGTGCAGGACATCCTGCTGGAGGTCAACGTGGGCGGCGAGCAGAGCAAGAGCGGCGCGCGCGCGGACGAGGCGCCCGCCCTGGCGGCGCTGGCGGCCGGGCTGCCCCACGTGCGGCTGCGGGGACTGATGTGTATTCCCCCCGCGGCGGTAAATCCTGGGGATAACCGTCGCTTTTTTGCAGAAACCAGAAACCTTTTTGTTGACATAAGAAGCCGGATGGACGATAATGTATCTGATATGGACTGCCTTTCCATGGGTATGAGCCGGGATTATGAGGACGCCGTGCGCGAGGGCGCGACGCTGGTGCGCGTAGGTACCGCCCTCTTCGGTCCCCGCCCGCCCGTAATCCAAGGATAG
- a CDS encoding haloacid dehalogenase, producing MGKFDGVLLASDFDDTLYASTMEVSAENCRAIEYFTGEGGWFTVATGRAHPTFAPHAADAPINCPVVLSNGSGLYDFQQNRMICETFLPDRARDDLAEVAGAIPELGFEAYHGDDIYLHNPNQVTWNHLSRAGCRGTECPIGEMPLPWSKVILQQRREVLERVRAYLLERWAEHYEVIFSNAVLLELTRKGSSKGGMVLRLAQYLGVDPAHIYCVGDNENDIPMLAISAIPFAPANCARIVKDWGPRLVRSCDESCIAEIIEILDKRY from the coding sequence TTGGGTAAATTCGACGGCGTGCTGCTGGCAAGCGACTTTGACGACACGCTCTACGCCAGCACTATGGAGGTCTCGGCGGAGAATTGCCGGGCCATCGAATACTTCACGGGGGAGGGCGGCTGGTTCACGGTCGCCACCGGGCGGGCCCATCCCACCTTCGCCCCCCACGCCGCCGACGCGCCCATCAACTGCCCCGTGGTGCTCTCCAACGGCTCCGGGCTCTATGATTTTCAGCAAAACCGGATGATCTGCGAGACCTTCCTGCCGGATCGGGCCAGGGACGACCTGGCCGAGGTGGCCGGGGCCATCCCGGAGCTGGGCTTTGAGGCCTACCACGGGGACGACATCTACCTCCACAACCCCAACCAGGTCACCTGGAACCACCTCAGCCGGGCGGGCTGCCGGGGCACCGAGTGCCCCATCGGGGAAATGCCCCTGCCCTGGAGCAAGGTCATCCTCCAGCAGCGCCGGGAGGTGCTGGAGCGGGTGCGGGCATACTTGCTCGAGCGCTGGGCGGAGCACTACGAGGTCATCTTCTCCAACGCCGTGCTCCTGGAGCTCACCCGGAAGGGGAGCAGCAAGGGGGGCATGGTGCTCAGGCTGGCCCAGTACCTGGGGGTGGATCCCGCCCACATCTACTGCGTGGGGGACAACGAGAACGACATCCCCATGCTGGCCATCTCCGCCATCCCCTTCGCGCCCGCCAACTGCGCCCGGATCGTCAAGGACTGGGGGCCCCGGCTGGTGCGCTCCTGCGACGAGAGCTGCATCGCGGAGATCATTGAGATATTGGATAAAAGGTATTGA
- a CDS encoding MerR family transcriptional regulator translates to MDADRRNYFTTGEFAALCGVSKHTLFHYDETGVFSPAVVGENGYRYYSVTQIEAFTLIAALREMDMPLSEIRSYLDRRSPQALVELLEEQERKLSAKLEQLRRTRALVHGKAALVRRAVRVDPAAVEREEQGETLLVCTPARPFSDSRNSALAVGEHVRYCQKHHVRSPHTIGSLLPRAAAEAGEFFDGYTFLYTQVDRRPRGARTLTKPAGAYLCACHTGGYESVGECYRRMLAHAQRAGLALGESFYEDVLLDELAVPGYRDLVLRISIQIM, encoded by the coding sequence ATGGACGCGGACCGGCGCAATTACTTCACCACCGGGGAGTTCGCCGCCCTGTGCGGGGTGAGCAAGCACACTCTGTTCCACTACGACGAGACGGGGGTCTTTTCCCCCGCGGTGGTGGGGGAAAACGGCTACCGCTACTACTCCGTCACCCAGATCGAGGCCTTTACCCTCATCGCCGCCCTGCGGGAGATGGATATGCCCCTGTCCGAGATCCGGTCCTACCTGGACCGCCGCAGCCCCCAGGCCCTGGTGGAGCTGCTGGAGGAGCAGGAGCGCAAGCTCTCCGCCAAGCTGGAGCAGCTGCGCCGCACCCGGGCCCTGGTCCACGGGAAGGCGGCGCTGGTGCGCCGGGCGGTGCGCGTGGACCCCGCCGCCGTGGAGCGGGAGGAGCAGGGGGAAACCCTGCTGGTGTGCACCCCGGCCCGGCCCTTTTCGGACAGCCGGAACAGCGCCCTGGCCGTGGGGGAGCACGTGCGCTACTGCCAGAAGCACCACGTGCGCAGCCCACACACCATCGGCTCCCTGCTGCCCCGCGCCGCCGCCGAGGCGGGGGAGTTCTTTGACGGCTATACCTTCCTCTACACCCAGGTGGACCGCCGCCCCCGCGGGGCCCGGACGCTGACCAAGCCCGCGGGCGCCTACCTGTGCGCCTGCCACACCGGGGGGTACGAGAGCGTGGGGGAGTGCTACCGCCGTATGCTCGCCCACGCCCAACGGGCGGGGCTGGCGCTGGGGGAGAGCTTTTACGAGGACGTGCTGCTGGACGAGCTGGCCGTGCCGGGGTACCGGGATCTGGTGCTGCGCATCTCCATACAGATCATGTAG
- a CDS encoding pseudouridine synthase, with protein MTPLLLEADRAGERCDQLLSRLLPGLTRSAAQRLLEEGAVTLNGAAVKKNYRAAPGDVLRVVLPDLAPVDLIAQDIPLDVAYEDDDVIVVNKPVGMVVHPAAGHPDGTLVNALLFHCGDSLSGINGEVRPGIVHRIDRDTSGLIIAAKNDFAHVCLAAQLQDHSLYREYEAVCAGNLKEDSGTVDAPIARHRTDRKKMAVDPQGRAAVTHYTVLERFGAATHIRCRLETGRTHQIRVHLAHLGHPLLGDTVYGAKRPYPGLAGQCLHARRLSFVHPRSGERVTVECPLPAWFDQVLTKLRKTV; from the coding sequence ATGACGCCCCTGCTGCTTGAGGCCGACCGGGCGGGGGAGCGGTGCGACCAGCTCCTCTCCCGGCTGCTGCCCGGGCTGACCCGCTCGGCGGCCCAGCGGCTGCTGGAGGAGGGGGCGGTCACCCTGAACGGCGCGGCGGTGAAGAAGAACTACCGCGCCGCCCCCGGGGACGTGCTGCGGGTCGTCCTGCCCGACCTCGCCCCGGTGGACCTGATCGCCCAGGACATCCCTCTGGACGTGGCCTATGAGGACGACGACGTGATTGTGGTCAACAAGCCCGTGGGCATGGTGGTCCACCCGGCGGCGGGCCACCCGGACGGCACGCTGGTCAACGCGCTGCTCTTCCACTGCGGGGACAGCCTGTCGGGTATCAACGGGGAGGTGCGCCCCGGCATCGTCCACCGCATCGACCGGGACACCTCGGGGCTTATCATCGCGGCGAAAAACGACTTCGCCCATGTCTGCCTGGCCGCGCAGCTCCAGGACCACTCCCTGTACCGGGAATACGAGGCGGTGTGCGCGGGCAACCTAAAGGAGGATTCCGGCACGGTGGACGCGCCCATCGCCCGCCACCGCACCGACCGCAAAAAGATGGCGGTGGACCCCCAGGGCCGCGCCGCCGTGACCCACTATACGGTGCTGGAGCGCTTCGGCGCCGCCACCCACATCCGGTGCCGGCTGGAGACCGGGCGCACCCACCAGATCCGGGTGCACCTGGCCCACCTGGGCCACCCCCTGCTGGGGGACACGGTGTACGGGGCCAAGCGCCCCTACCCGGGCCTTGCCGGCCAGTGCTTGCACGCGCGCAGGCTCTCCTTTGTGCATCCCCGCTCGGGGGAGCGGGTCACGGTGGAGTGCCCGCTTCCCGCCTGGTTCGATCAGGTATTGACAAAGCTGCGGAAAACGGTATAG
- a CDS encoding thiamine transporter ThiT has protein sequence MESTKTATRPSSRIAVRALCEGALFIAVAQILGYLKLFHLPWGGSLSLMMLPILLYAVRWGVGPGLLSGLILGVLQFMLDGGIAIGWQSIIGDYLIACMLLGLAGVFRGRSWGVFAGVVLGCIGRFVSIYITGATLWAVYMPEQFFGMTMTSPWFYSFLYNGFVVGGSMVLCLIVTALLFKPLKKYFLGQDIRK, from the coding sequence ATGGAATCCACAAAAACCGCAACCCGCCCCTCGTCCCGCATCGCCGTGCGCGCCCTGTGCGAGGGGGCGCTCTTCATCGCCGTCGCGCAGATCCTGGGCTACCTCAAGCTCTTCCACCTGCCCTGGGGCGGCTCCCTGTCCCTGATGATGCTGCCCATCCTGCTGTACGCCGTGCGCTGGGGCGTGGGCCCCGGCCTGCTCTCCGGGCTGATCCTGGGCGTGCTCCAGTTCATGCTGGACGGCGGCATCGCCATCGGCTGGCAGTCCATCATCGGTGACTATCTGATTGCCTGCATGCTGCTGGGCCTGGCGGGCGTGTTCCGCGGGCGGAGCTGGGGCGTGTTCGCCGGCGTGGTGCTGGGCTGCATCGGGCGCTTCGTCTCCATCTATATCACCGGCGCCACGCTGTGGGCGGTGTACATGCCCGAGCAGTTTTTCGGCATGACCATGACCTCCCCCTGGTTCTACTCCTTCCTCTACAACGGCTTTGTCGTGGGCGGCAGCATGGTGCTTTGCCTGATCGTTACCGCCCTTCTCTTTAAGCCCCTGAAAAAATACTTCCTGGGGCAGGATATTCGGAAATAA
- the ileS gene encoding isoleucine--tRNA ligase, protein MDYNKTVNLPQTDFPMRAGLPKREPDMLKAMYEKDLYHKLMEKNEGKPLFVLHDGPPYANGNIHIGTALNKILKDMIIKHRNMTGFCAPYVPGWDTHGLPIESAILKSKKVKREELTTSEFREKCKEYALDFVDKQREQFKRLGVLGEWEDPYLTLKPAFEAKQVEVFGKMAEKGFIYKGMKPVYWCPHDQTALAEAEIEYADDPCTTLFVKFPVHDDKGRLGQYAPLEKISFVIWTTTPWTIPGNMAICVNAQFDYVLLQVPNGEVYVLAKDLAQGVCKAAGLDYADCTVLATLKGEQFELMTARHPLFDRDSVLLCGDHVTLDAGTGCVHTAPGFGADDFNICRQYDQEGKTHIGTPVPVNAKGVMTDERYNGQFYAKANDLVVEDLEACGALLAKENITHSYPHCWRCKHPIIYRATEQWFCSVDAIKDAAVRACDGIQWKPEWGKERMTSMITERNDWCISRQRVWGVPIPIFYCEHCGKDIVTPETIARVSGLFREHGSNVWFDREADELVPEGFKCPVCGHGHFTKESDIMDVWFDSGSTHAAVLDERPYLHFPADVYLEGGDQYRGWFQSSMLTAIAAKGAAPYKQIITHGWTVDGEGKAMHKSLGNAVAPEEIIKDYGADMLRLWVASADYTQDMRISKDIMKQLSDAYLKMRNTARYMLGNLDGFDPDSERVDYAALEELDKWALSRLNELARTVRVNYERYEFHGVYRAIYNFCVVDMSNFYLDIIKDRLYCESAKSVARRSAQTALYAILDGMTRMLAPILAFTSEEIWAAMPHDSSADRESVLFNEMPAYDAALCLSPEAAGRWEKLISLRDAVNKAIENARKNGVLKKNQDAEILLHVSGEDAAFLAGVDLAPLCIVSKVTVAVGGEGGDAFPDCLVPASIEVSLSGAPKCVRCWNHDEHVGERADHPELCPRCARAVSEG, encoded by the coding sequence ATGGATTACAACAAGACCGTCAACCTGCCCCAGACCGACTTCCCCATGCGTGCGGGGCTGCCCAAGCGGGAGCCCGACATGCTCAAGGCCATGTACGAGAAGGATCTCTACCACAAGCTTATGGAGAAGAACGAGGGCAAGCCCCTCTTTGTGCTCCACGACGGCCCCCCCTACGCCAACGGCAACATCCACATCGGCACGGCGCTGAACAAGATCCTCAAGGATATGATCATCAAGCACCGCAATATGACGGGCTTCTGCGCCCCCTACGTCCCCGGCTGGGACACCCACGGCCTGCCCATCGAGAGCGCCATCCTTAAGAGCAAGAAGGTTAAGCGGGAGGAGCTGACCACCAGCGAGTTCCGGGAGAAGTGCAAGGAGTACGCCCTGGACTTCGTGGACAAGCAGCGCGAGCAGTTCAAGCGCCTGGGCGTGCTGGGCGAGTGGGAGGACCCCTACCTGACCCTCAAGCCCGCCTTTGAGGCCAAGCAGGTGGAGGTCTTTGGCAAGATGGCCGAGAAGGGCTTCATCTACAAGGGCATGAAGCCCGTGTACTGGTGCCCCCACGACCAGACCGCCCTGGCCGAGGCCGAGATCGAGTACGCCGACGACCCCTGCACCACCCTGTTCGTCAAGTTCCCCGTCCACGACGACAAGGGCAGGCTGGGGCAGTACGCCCCCCTGGAGAAGATCTCCTTCGTCATCTGGACCACCACCCCCTGGACCATCCCCGGCAACATGGCCATCTGCGTGAACGCGCAGTTCGACTACGTGCTGCTCCAGGTGCCCAACGGGGAGGTGTACGTGCTGGCCAAGGATCTGGCCCAGGGCGTGTGCAAGGCCGCGGGGCTGGACTACGCGGACTGCACCGTGCTGGCCACCCTCAAGGGTGAGCAGTTCGAGCTGATGACCGCACGCCACCCCCTCTTCGACCGGGACTCCGTGCTGCTGTGCGGCGATCACGTCACCCTGGACGCGGGCACCGGCTGCGTCCACACCGCCCCCGGCTTCGGCGCGGACGACTTCAACATCTGCCGCCAGTACGACCAGGAGGGCAAGACCCACATCGGCACCCCCGTGCCGGTGAACGCCAAGGGCGTGATGACCGACGAGCGCTACAACGGACAATTCTACGCCAAGGCCAACGACCTGGTGGTGGAGGATCTGGAGGCCTGCGGCGCGCTGCTGGCCAAGGAGAACATCACCCACTCCTACCCCCACTGCTGGCGCTGCAAGCACCCCATCATCTACCGGGCCACCGAGCAGTGGTTCTGCTCCGTGGACGCCATCAAGGACGCGGCGGTCCGGGCCTGCGACGGCATCCAGTGGAAGCCGGAGTGGGGCAAGGAGCGCATGACCAGCATGATCACCGAGCGCAACGACTGGTGCATCAGCCGCCAGCGCGTCTGGGGCGTGCCCATCCCCATCTTCTACTGTGAGCATTGCGGCAAGGACATCGTCACGCCCGAGACCATCGCGCGGGTGTCCGGCCTCTTCCGGGAGCACGGCTCCAACGTCTGGTTCGACCGGGAGGCCGACGAGCTGGTGCCGGAGGGCTTCAAGTGCCCGGTGTGCGGCCACGGCCACTTCACCAAGGAGTCCGACATCATGGACGTGTGGTTCGACTCCGGCTCCACCCACGCCGCCGTGCTGGACGAGCGGCCCTACCTCCACTTCCCGGCCGACGTGTACCTGGAGGGCGGCGACCAGTACCGCGGGTGGTTCCAGTCCTCCATGCTCACCGCCATCGCCGCCAAGGGCGCGGCGCCCTACAAGCAGATCATCACCCACGGCTGGACCGTGGACGGCGAGGGCAAGGCCATGCACAAGAGCCTGGGCAACGCCGTGGCCCCGGAGGAGATCATCAAGGACTACGGCGCGGACATGCTGCGCCTGTGGGTGGCCTCGGCGGACTACACCCAGGATATGCGCATCTCCAAGGACATCATGAAGCAGCTCTCCGACGCCTACCTCAAGATGCGCAACACCGCCCGGTACATGCTGGGCAACCTGGACGGCTTCGACCCGGACAGCGAGCGCGTGGACTACGCCGCGCTGGAGGAGCTGGACAAGTGGGCCCTGTCCCGGCTCAACGAGCTGGCCCGCACCGTGCGCGTCAACTACGAGAGGTACGAGTTCCACGGCGTGTACCGCGCCATCTACAACTTCTGCGTGGTGGACATGTCCAATTTCTACCTGGACATCATCAAGGACCGGCTGTACTGCGAAAGCGCCAAGAGCGTGGCCCGCCGCTCCGCCCAGACCGCCCTGTACGCCATCCTGGACGGCATGACCCGGATGCTGGCCCCCATCCTGGCCTTCACCAGCGAGGAGATCTGGGCCGCGATGCCCCACGACTCCTCCGCCGACCGGGAGAGTGTGCTCTTTAACGAGATGCCCGCCTACGACGCGGCCCTGTGCCTGTCCCCCGAGGCCGCCGGGCGGTGGGAGAAGCTGATCTCCCTGCGCGACGCGGTGAACAAGGCCATCGAGAATGCCCGTAAGAACGGCGTCCTGAAGAAAAACCAGGACGCGGAGATCCTCCTGCACGTGTCCGGGGAGGACGCCGCCTTCCTGGCCGGGGTGGACCTGGCCCCGCTGTGCATCGTCTCCAAGGTGACGGTGGCCGTGGGCGGCGAGGGCGGGGACGCCTTCCCCGACTGCCTGGTGCCCGCCTCCATCGAGGTCTCCCTCTCCGGCGCGCCCAAGTGCGTGCGCTGCTGGAACCACGACGAGCACGTGGGGGAGCGCGCCGATCACCCTGAGCTCTGCCCCCGCTGTGCGCGGGCCGTGTCCGAGGGGTAA
- the hfq gene encoding RNA-binding protein Hfq, giving the protein MQKNSVNLQDLFLLRARSTRANVTVFLVNGYQLRGHIAGFDPFVVVLMTEGKQQVIYKHAISTIIPERAIPLEEEEARQG; this is encoded by the coding sequence ATGCAAAAGAATTCCGTCAATCTCCAGGATTTGTTCCTCCTCCGGGCGCGGAGCACCCGGGCCAACGTGACCGTCTTTCTGGTCAACGGCTACCAGCTCCGGGGCCACATCGCGGGCTTCGACCCCTTCGTGGTGGTCCTCATGACCGAGGGGAAGCAGCAGGTGATCTACAAGCACGCCATATCCACCATCATCCCCGAGCGCGCCATCCCCCTGGAAGAGGAGGAGGCCAGGCAGGGGTAG
- a CDS encoding multidrug transporter MatE, whose protein sequence is MLNKLDRDFGFWGLLRFALPSIVMMVFMSLYTVVDGFFIARFVGPDALSATNIIYPVINVVLAAGIMLATGGSALVARRMGEGDERGARESFTFLMLCGAGIGVAFALAGLFLPEPLSRLLGASDRLIVYSVDYLRILLLFAPAYMLQLMFQSFFVAAGKPGLGLVLTVGAGIANGVLDYVFIVPLGMGIKGAALATVTGYLVPAVYGVFFFLLRRKGLRFTRPRVDWRMLGRSCFNGSSEMVTNLANGVITFLFNALMLRMLGEDGVAAITIVLYAQFLLTALYMGFSMGVAPVISFNHGAERFDRLRRTFRYCMVVVAASSAAVFAFALAASGAIVSIFSPEGTTVYELARHGFLRFCPAFLFAGFNMFASALFTAFSDGKTSAIISFARTFAFILLGLLFLPRLLGVDGVWSAVPFAEICAAALSALFLWGKRQAYHYA, encoded by the coding sequence ATGCTGAACAAATTGGATCGGGACTTCGGGTTTTGGGGCCTGCTGCGCTTCGCCCTGCCCAGCATCGTCATGATGGTCTTTATGTCCCTGTACACCGTGGTGGACGGGTTTTTCATCGCCCGCTTCGTGGGCCCCGACGCCCTGTCCGCCACCAATATCATCTACCCCGTCATCAACGTTGTGCTGGCGGCGGGCATCATGCTGGCCACCGGCGGCAGCGCCCTGGTGGCCCGGCGCATGGGCGAGGGGGACGAGCGCGGCGCCCGGGAGAGCTTCACCTTCCTCATGCTCTGCGGCGCGGGGATCGGGGTGGCGTTCGCCCTGGCGGGGCTGTTCCTGCCCGAACCCCTCTCCCGGCTGCTGGGAGCCAGCGACCGGCTGATCGTCTACAGCGTGGACTATCTGCGCATCCTCCTCCTCTTCGCCCCGGCCTATATGCTCCAGCTCATGTTCCAGAGCTTCTTCGTGGCGGCGGGCAAGCCGGGCCTGGGCCTGGTGCTCACAGTGGGCGCGGGCATCGCCAACGGCGTGCTGGACTACGTGTTCATCGTGCCCCTCGGCATGGGCATTAAGGGCGCGGCCCTGGCCACCGTCACCGGCTATCTGGTGCCCGCGGTGTACGGGGTGTTCTTCTTCCTGCTGCGCAGGAAGGGCCTGCGCTTCACCCGGCCCAGGGTGGACTGGCGGATGCTGGGCAGGAGCTGCTTCAACGGCTCCTCCGAGATGGTCACCAACCTGGCCAACGGCGTGATCACCTTCCTCTTCAACGCCCTCATGCTGCGTATGCTGGGGGAGGACGGCGTGGCCGCCATCACCATCGTGCTCTACGCCCAGTTCCTCCTGACCGCCCTGTACATGGGCTTCTCCATGGGGGTGGCGCCGGTAATCAGCTTCAACCACGGGGCCGAGCGCTTCGACCGGCTGCGGCGCACCTTCCGGTACTGCATGGTCGTGGTGGCGGCCTCCTCCGCCGCGGTCTTCGCCTTCGCGCTGGCCGCCTCGGGGGCCATCGTGTCCATCTTCTCCCCGGAGGGCACCACGGTGTACGAGCTGGCCCGCCACGGCTTCCTCCGCTTCTGCCCCGCCTTCCTCTTCGCAGGGTTCAATATGTTCGCCTCCGCCCTCTTCACCGCCTTTTCCGACGGCAAGACCTCCGCGATTATCTCCTTCGCCCGCACCTTCGCCTTTATCCTGCTGGGGCTGCTCTTCCTGCCCCGGCTGCTGGGGGTGGACGGGGTGTGGAGCGCCGTGCCCTTCGCCGAGATCTGCGCCGCCGCCCTCTCCGCCCTGTTCCTGTGGGGCAAGCGGCAGGCCTACCACTACGCTTAA